Proteins found in one Larimichthys crocea isolate SSNF chromosome I, L_crocea_2.0, whole genome shotgun sequence genomic segment:
- the LOC104935949 gene encoding zinc finger CCHC domain-containing protein 7: MDCAKERQDAEDGVGREEDLFFIEDSGASEDEVEIMFSHQKQAARLSRESSPPLLLFNITSGRPLRDTDRSPASSVDLEEEEEEEEDIEEWMILGGEEELGDSNIQLNLSYWSSSEDDSGDEDQNINTWAVSLKDKYGADPSLPVRYFAPGGSLICNICNRTGHLARSCYYHKKCPTCVLCGIQGHIQRDCPSRPCPICGLPSHGFRPCERPPLWNQHCQRCGVAGHLSDTCPDTWRQYHLTIQLDVPLRPRTVHTLNRQKCTAHCYNCSVMGHYGYECTKRRMISGTSPSLPYVCHYDTMEDILQGRTRTQKRAEELVGAGALPLSDQQHSEPTVESGEENQPAQGRSRTKQDTCSRAGRRKTWPERRKERREVKRLRREAQARREGGLLGRSRGNFDDEVCPADPFRFPLDGHRQPTPPPQRKRKRDEEGGRQGSRKSREAERWKKRGGVKHGDLYPHGDIDKDSENLLSPKQRVRHRRR; the protein is encoded by the exons ATGGACTGTGCTAAAGAAAGGCAAGATGCTGAGGATGGGGTAGGCCGAGAAGAAGACCTGTTCTTTATTGAGGACTCCGGTGCTTCAGAAGATGAAGTGGAGATCATGTTCAGTCATCAGAAACAAGCTGCGCGGCTCAGCCGGGAGAGCTCTCCTCCGCTCCTCCTGTTCAACATCACCTCCGGACGGCCGCTGCGAGACACAGACCGGAGCCCTGCTTCCAGTGTGGAcctagaggaggaggaggaggaggaggaggatattGAGGAGTGGATGATcctgggaggagaggaggagttggGAGACTCAAACATTCAGCTCAACCTGAGCTACTGGAGCAGCTCTGAGGATGACTCTGGAGATGAAG ATCAGAACATAAATACCTGGGCTGTATCATTAAAAGACAAG TATGGTGCTGATCCGTCTCTACCTGTCCGCTATTTTGCGCCTGGTGGTTCTCTGATCTGTAATATCTGCAACAGGACAGGACACCTTGCCAGAAGTTGCTACTACCACAAG AAATGTCCCACATGTGTCCTTTGTGGGATCCAGGGCCATATCCAGAGGGACTGTCCGTCTCGCCCCTGCCCCATCTGTGGCCTTCCTTCACACGGCTTCAGGCCATGTGAAAGACCCCCGCTGTGGAACCAGCACTGCCAGCGCTGCGGTGTGGCAGGGCACCTCTCTGAT ACCTGCCCTGATACATGGAGACAATACCATCTGACA atCCAGTTAGATGTTCCACTCCGACCACGTACAGTCCACACCCTAAATCGTCAGAAATGCACTGCTCACTGTTACAACTGCTCTGTGATGGGTCATTATGGTTAT GAGTGCACTAAGAGGAGGATGATCAGTGGGACTTCTCCTTCGCTGCCATATGTTTGCCACTATGACACCATGGAGGACATCCTCCAAGGCCGTACCAGGACGCAGAAAAGAGCTGAAG AGCTCGTAGGGGCCGGAGCCCTGCCTCTCTCAGACCAGCAGCACTCTGAACCAACAGTGGAGAGCGGTGAGGAGAATCAGCCAGCTCAGGGGAGGAGCAGGACAAAGCAGGACACATGTAGCCGGGCTGGCAGGAGGAAGACATGGCCAGAGAGGCGCAAAGAGAGGCGGGAGGTGAAGAGACTGAGGAGAGAGGCTCAAGCCAGGCGAGAAGGAGGACTACTGGGGAGATCCCGGGGGAACTTTGATGATGAAGTTTGCCCTGCAGACCCCTTCAGGTTCCCACTTGATGGTCACAGGCAGCCCACACCGCCTCcacaaaggaagaggaagagggatgAGGAAGGAGGCAGACAAGGGAGCAGGaagagcagagaggcagagaggtggaagaaaagaggaggggtAAAACATGGCGATTTATATCCCCATGGTGATATAGACAAAGATAGTGAAAACCTTCTTTCTCCAAAACAAAGAGTGCGCCACCGGAGAAGATAA
- the LOC104935948 gene encoding RING finger protein 44 isoform X2, protein MEDSPSPKRQRLSQQSMLDLNSAPPSTPSSPIRPWELPPSRRPHPHYMPERCHTPLRNRRSPPMRRQRGRRDRLTRHHHHAHNNHHHYNGNNNNNHHHHHHHPNGHHHHHHHLHSHHGPSPGHQDENYRHPAPPQGYPPYSQQPPRGLGPGPEERPGHHPPNPSPRPLHQSPNLSPRLLHPAAHPQHPHPHPHPHPSQQQSSVVLDLHEQGSVPVSYPVSPPGAPGLPPRSAPQQIPACSVVFSGQHYPVCSVPPPVIQTCSVQHLPMPYPFPSLLSSDQAFLLPPPHLPHPPTHLSHHPPHLPQPGQFGPYPTQQARSPLQRIENDVELLGEHLSLGAGLHYPPATHPALTPHSTQLHFLSHDPLPQEFFGVSYPNFIPRRLPGRRYRSQQPLPPSPYHPSLLPYFLSMLPVQPTGPAISLELDVDDGEVENYEALLNLAERLGEAKLRGLTKGDIEQLPSYRFNPNNHQSEQTLCVVCMSDFESRQLLRVLPCSHEFHGKCVDKWLRANRTCPICRADASEVQRDSE, encoded by the exons ATGGAGGACAGCCCGAGCCCGAAAAGGCAGCGTCTTTCCCAGCAGTCTATGTTGGATTTAAACTCTGCCCCTCCCTCTACTCCTTCCTCTCCCATTCGGCCCTGGGAACTGCCTCCCAGTCGCAGACCACACCCCCACTACATGCCAGAGAGATGCCATACGCCTCTTCGCAACAGACGGag CCCTCCAATGAGACGCCAGCGTGGCCGGAGAGACCGTCTGACCCGTCACCACCACCATGCCCACAACAATCACCACCACTAcaacggcaacaacaacaacaaccaccaccaccaccatcaccacccaAACggccaccatcatcaccaccaccacctgcacTCCCACCACGGCCCGTCGCCAGGCCACCAGGACGAGAACTACCGTCACCCGGCTCCCCCACAGGGCTACCCGCCCTACAGCCAGCAACCTCCTCGGGGGCTGGGGCCTGGGCCTGAAGAGCGCCCAGGTCACCACCCCCCGAACCCATCTCCGAGACCTCTCCATCAGTCACCGAACTTATCTCCCAGGCTGCTGCACCCTGCGGCACATCCGCAGCACCCGCACCCACATCCACACCCCCACCCATCTCAGCAACAGAGCAGTGTGGTGCTGGACCTCCATGAGCAG GGTTCGGTTCCAGTATCGTATCCTGTGTCTCCCCCGGGAGCACCAGGCCTGCCGCCTCGCTCTGCCCCTCAACAGATCCCAGCATGCTCGGTAGTCTTCAGTGGACAGCACTATCCTGTCTGCAGTGTCCCTCCTCct GTCATTCAGACTTGTTCTGTGCAGCACTTACCCATGCCCTACCCATTCCCATCATTGCTGTCCAGTGACCAGGCCTTCCTGCttccccctcctcacctcccccATCCCCCAACACACCTTTCCCACCATCCACCTCACCTGCCCCAGCCTGGACAGTTTGGACCCTATCCGACGCAGCAAGCCCGATCG CCGTTACAGAGGATAGAGAATGACGTGGAGCTGCTCGGAGAACATTTGTCTTTGGGTGCTGGGCTCCACTATCCTCCTGCCACCCACCCTGCCCTCACACCACACTCCACACAGCTTCACTTCCTCTCCCATGACCCGCTGCCACAAGAGTTCTTTGGAGTG TCCTATCCAAACTTTATTCCTCGGCGTCTCCCGGGGCGACGGTACCGCTCGCAACAGCCACTGCCACCTTCGCCTTATCACCCCAGCCTCCTGCCTTACTTCCT tTCAATGCTGCCAGTCCAGCCCACCGGTCCTGCGATCAGTCTAGAGCTGGATGTAGATGATGGAGAAGTGGAAAATTATGAG GCCCTCCTGAACCTCGCTGAGCGTCTGGGAGAGGCCAAACTCCGAGGTCTGACTAAGGGAGACATCGAACAGCTTCCTTCCTATCGGTTTAATCCAAATAACCATCAGTCTGAACAAACACT gtgtgtggtgtgtatgagCGATTTTGAGTCCCGCCAACTGCTGCGAGTCCTGCCCTGCAGCCACGAGTTCCACGGGAAGTGTGTCGACAAGTGGCTGAGG gCCAACAGGACGTGTCCTATTTGTCGGGCCGACGCCTCAGAGGTCCAGAGAGACTCAGAGTGA
- the LOC104935948 gene encoding RING finger protein 44 isoform X1 codes for MDPPRTRSRSRSGFYHFGMNGNVGSNGGGNAVGNGSMMMNASGGGGVSYPQQSNPGWATHHGGRSYPESQQQHAQGSYLSAGAQRHSSHGAHRHPGAGGVLHFHPDNVCSEDRDKMEDSPSPKRQRLSQQSMLDLNSAPPSTPSSPIRPWELPPSRRPHPHYMPERCHTPLRNRRSPPMRRQRGRRDRLTRHHHHAHNNHHHYNGNNNNNHHHHHHHPNGHHHHHHHLHSHHGPSPGHQDENYRHPAPPQGYPPYSQQPPRGLGPGPEERPGHHPPNPSPRPLHQSPNLSPRLLHPAAHPQHPHPHPHPHPSQQQSSVVLDLHEQGSVPVSYPVSPPGAPGLPPRSAPQQIPACSVVFSGQHYPVCSVPPPVIQTCSVQHLPMPYPFPSLLSSDQAFLLPPPHLPHPPTHLSHHPPHLPQPGQFGPYPTQQARSPLQRIENDVELLGEHLSLGAGLHYPPATHPALTPHSTQLHFLSHDPLPQEFFGVSYPNFIPRRLPGRRYRSQQPLPPSPYHPSLLPYFLSMLPVQPTGPAISLELDVDDGEVENYEALLNLAERLGEAKLRGLTKGDIEQLPSYRFNPNNHQSEQTLCVVCMSDFESRQLLRVLPCSHEFHGKCVDKWLRANRTCPICRADASEVQRDSE; via the exons aTGGACCCCCCGAGGACTCGGTCGCGGTCTCGGTCCGGCTTCTATCATTTCGGCATGAACGGCAACGTCGGGAGCAACGGCGGTGGCAACGCGGTTGGCAACGGGAGTATGATGATGAACGCCAgcgggggaggaggggtgagcTACCCGCAGCAGAGCAACCCAGGCTGGGCGACGCACCACGGTGGTCGTAGCTACCCGGAGAGTCAGCAGCAGCACGCCCAGGGGAGCTACCTGTCCGCGGGGGCGCAGCGCCACTCGTCGCACGGAGCTCACAGACACCCCGGGGCTG GAGGAGTGCTACATTTCCATCCAGATAATGTGTGCAGTGAGGATCGGGACAAA ATGGAGGACAGCCCGAGCCCGAAAAGGCAGCGTCTTTCCCAGCAGTCTATGTTGGATTTAAACTCTGCCCCTCCCTCTACTCCTTCCTCTCCCATTCGGCCCTGGGAACTGCCTCCCAGTCGCAGACCACACCCCCACTACATGCCAGAGAGATGCCATACGCCTCTTCGCAACAGACGGag CCCTCCAATGAGACGCCAGCGTGGCCGGAGAGACCGTCTGACCCGTCACCACCACCATGCCCACAACAATCACCACCACTAcaacggcaacaacaacaacaaccaccaccaccaccatcaccacccaAACggccaccatcatcaccaccaccacctgcacTCCCACCACGGCCCGTCGCCAGGCCACCAGGACGAGAACTACCGTCACCCGGCTCCCCCACAGGGCTACCCGCCCTACAGCCAGCAACCTCCTCGGGGGCTGGGGCCTGGGCCTGAAGAGCGCCCAGGTCACCACCCCCCGAACCCATCTCCGAGACCTCTCCATCAGTCACCGAACTTATCTCCCAGGCTGCTGCACCCTGCGGCACATCCGCAGCACCCGCACCCACATCCACACCCCCACCCATCTCAGCAACAGAGCAGTGTGGTGCTGGACCTCCATGAGCAG GGTTCGGTTCCAGTATCGTATCCTGTGTCTCCCCCGGGAGCACCAGGCCTGCCGCCTCGCTCTGCCCCTCAACAGATCCCAGCATGCTCGGTAGTCTTCAGTGGACAGCACTATCCTGTCTGCAGTGTCCCTCCTCct GTCATTCAGACTTGTTCTGTGCAGCACTTACCCATGCCCTACCCATTCCCATCATTGCTGTCCAGTGACCAGGCCTTCCTGCttccccctcctcacctcccccATCCCCCAACACACCTTTCCCACCATCCACCTCACCTGCCCCAGCCTGGACAGTTTGGACCCTATCCGACGCAGCAAGCCCGATCG CCGTTACAGAGGATAGAGAATGACGTGGAGCTGCTCGGAGAACATTTGTCTTTGGGTGCTGGGCTCCACTATCCTCCTGCCACCCACCCTGCCCTCACACCACACTCCACACAGCTTCACTTCCTCTCCCATGACCCGCTGCCACAAGAGTTCTTTGGAGTG TCCTATCCAAACTTTATTCCTCGGCGTCTCCCGGGGCGACGGTACCGCTCGCAACAGCCACTGCCACCTTCGCCTTATCACCCCAGCCTCCTGCCTTACTTCCT tTCAATGCTGCCAGTCCAGCCCACCGGTCCTGCGATCAGTCTAGAGCTGGATGTAGATGATGGAGAAGTGGAAAATTATGAG GCCCTCCTGAACCTCGCTGAGCGTCTGGGAGAGGCCAAACTCCGAGGTCTGACTAAGGGAGACATCGAACAGCTTCCTTCCTATCGGTTTAATCCAAATAACCATCAGTCTGAACAAACACT gtgtgtggtgtgtatgagCGATTTTGAGTCCCGCCAACTGCTGCGAGTCCTGCCCTGCAGCCACGAGTTCCACGGGAAGTGTGTCGACAAGTGGCTGAGG gCCAACAGGACGTGTCCTATTTGTCGGGCCGACGCCTCAGAGGTCCAGAGAGACTCAGAGTGA